From the genome of Candidatus Equadaptatus faecalis, one region includes:
- a CDS encoding linear amide C-N hydrolase — protein sequence MRKRVILVSVFAMLLSVVLACSAFAAELPFSSMKMVEGMGDYLYEAKYQPTTDEGYIAVNEVCKQLFGGGEQPLPASCSSVRKGNLYGRNFDLICDQYANIIVRTPAENGRYASVSLDGGMLGRVLGMMTGNTLCTKSRLDDILAGKVTPEEIEEKWLMLLPYVTMDGINEKGVVCNINVAQTGPGIEATTGTNPTAGKDMYVALCPRYILDFCSSAKEAVEKLKEFNIWSSGSAENPQAEYHLMIADAKNTYIVEFRKSKMLVREVSDKPYMTNFNLLLDDNNTVGFDMKGHVVRSTIINNDGSIGGYHGDGHGARRYDIIADGYASVNDKDSMRALLDKASYGHLYSTPKTNFDELAASDSEMLNLQKSIMALPG from the coding sequence ATGAGAAAACGCGTAATCTTGGTTTCAGTATTTGCAATGCTTTTGTCAGTTGTTTTGGCATGCTCGGCTTTTGCTGCCGAATTACCGTTCAGCTCGATGAAAATGGTCGAGGGTATGGGCGACTATCTGTACGAGGCAAAATATCAGCCGACTACGGACGAAGGCTATATAGCGGTGAACGAAGTCTGCAAACAGCTGTTCGGCGGCGGTGAACAGCCTTTGCCTGCGTCGTGTTCGTCCGTGCGCAAGGGAAATCTTTACGGACGCAATTTTGACCTTATCTGCGACCAGTACGCGAACATTATCGTCCGCACGCCGGCAGAAAACGGGCGTTACGCTTCGGTGTCGCTTGACGGCGGTATGCTTGGCAGAGTGCTTGGAATGATGACAGGCAATACGCTTTGCACAAAGAGCAGACTGGACGATATTCTTGCCGGAAAAGTGACGCCGGAAGAGATTGAGGAAAAGTGGCTTATGCTGCTTCCGTACGTTACCATGGACGGAATTAACGAAAAGGGCGTTGTCTGCAACATCAACGTGGCACAGACCGGCCCGGGCATTGAGGCTACCACGGGCACAAACCCGACGGCTGGAAAGGATATGTACGTAGCGCTCTGCCCGCGTTATATTCTTGATTTCTGCTCTTCTGCGAAGGAAGCGGTTGAAAAACTGAAAGAGTTTAACATTTGGTCATCCGGCTCGGCTGAAAATCCGCAGGCAGAATATCATCTTATGATTGCCGACGCGAAAAATACCTACATTGTGGAATTCAGAAAGAGTAAAATGCTTGTTCGCGAAGTTTCCGACAAGCCGTATATGACAAACTTCAACCTGCTGCTTGATGATAATAATACTGTTGGTTTTGATATGAAGGGGCACGTAGTGCGCTCTACGATTATCAACAATGACGGAAGTATAGGCGGCTACCATGGTGACGGACACGGAGCAAGACGCTATGATATTATCGCGGACGGCTATGCTTCCGTGAACGACAAAGACTCCATGCGCGCCCTGCTTGACAAGGCTTCTTACGGACACCTCTACAGCACGCCGAAGACCAATTTTGACGAACTGGCAGCCAGCGACAGTGAAATGCTTAACCTGCAGAAATCCATAATGGCACTGCCCGG
- a CDS encoding M20 family metallo-hydrolase, with product MKDKIFAEIDAMKDEMLATLSEMVAIPSVNPTEGGTGEKARAEYLIGKVKELGLGEAENYVCIDPDGNERPNLVVKIPGETSQRLWIVSHMDIVPPGELSLWESDPYKAELRGDKLYGRGTSDNGTSLVASIYTALAFKKLGIKPKYEICLCFVANEETGSMYGIQHLIKQDIFRPDDLVIVPDMTSTDGSFIEIAEKSIFWLEFTLEGKQTHASLPQLGCNAARAANEFSCALDRALHEAFPETNDVFNDPKYSTFEPTRRRENVGSINIVPGVETFAFDCRVLPGITIEEFEKVVNKEKTDAEKKFGVKISYKYMQKEAAAPVTSPEAPVVRLLADAVKGVLGVQPQIAGVGGGTCGAFFRKIGIPSAVWGLGDEVAHMPNEYTKISDLLGSSKVLAHMLMNK from the coding sequence ATGAAAGACAAAATTTTTGCAGAAATTGACGCAATGAAAGACGAAATGCTTGCGACCCTGTCAGAAATGGTTGCAATACCGTCAGTTAACCCGACAGAGGGCGGCACGGGCGAAAAAGCAAGAGCCGAATATCTTATCGGGAAAGTTAAGGAACTTGGACTTGGCGAGGCTGAAAACTACGTATGCATTGACCCGGACGGAAACGAGCGTCCGAACCTTGTCGTAAAAATCCCGGGCGAAACCTCACAGCGGCTCTGGATAGTCAGCCACATGGACATAGTCCCGCCCGGAGAGCTTTCGCTTTGGGAAAGCGACCCGTACAAAGCGGAACTGCGCGGAGACAAGCTCTACGGACGCGGAACGAGCGACAACGGTACCTCGCTTGTTGCGTCAATTTACACGGCGCTTGCCTTCAAAAAACTCGGCATAAAACCGAAATACGAAATCTGCCTCTGCTTCGTCGCGAACGAAGAAACAGGCAGCATGTACGGAATACAGCACCTTATAAAACAGGACATCTTCCGTCCTGACGACCTTGTAATAGTCCCCGACATGACAAGCACGGACGGCAGCTTTATAGAAATAGCCGAAAAAAGCATATTCTGGCTTGAATTCACGCTTGAAGGAAAACAGACACACGCAAGCCTTCCGCAGCTCGGCTGCAACGCGGCGCGCGCTGCCAACGAATTCTCCTGCGCGCTTGACCGTGCGCTGCACGAGGCGTTCCCTGAAACAAACGACGTCTTCAATGACCCGAAATACTCAACCTTCGAGCCCACAAGACGCAGGGAAAACGTGGGTTCAATCAACATAGTCCCGGGCGTGGAAACCTTTGCCTTTGACTGCCGCGTACTGCCGGGAATCACAATTGAAGAATTTGAAAAAGTCGTCAACAAAGAAAAAACGGACGCAGAAAAGAAATTCGGCGTAAAAATCAGCTATAAATACATGCAGAAAGAGGCGGCGGCGCCTGTCACCTCTCCTGAAGCGCCGGTCGTCAGGCTTCTTGCCGACGCCGTAAAAGGCGTCCTCGGCGTTCAGCCGCAAATTGCCGGAGTCGGCGGCGGAACGTGCGGAGCATTCTTCCGCAAAATCGGAATCCCCTCGGCAGTATGGGGACTCGGCGACGAAGTCGCCCACATGCCGAACGAATACACGAAAATCAGCGACCTCCTCGGCAGCTCAAAAGTGCTCGCACACATGCTGATGAACAAATAA
- the pgsA gene encoding CDP-diacylglycerol--glycerol-3-phosphate 3-phosphatidyltransferase: protein MKTTKALNVPNILSLSRVFLVPVIMVFLTLRSQFSYVGRWNLGDLLAGAFFIIASITDAFDGYIARKKKLVTTLGKFIDPLADKIMVVAVLISLVELGRVPTWMVVVIIAREFIVSGLRMVAASEGVVIAASKWGKVKTVSQMIGIIFLIFNIPGGIPIMWLATALTIWSGWDYLVKGADLLEN, encoded by the coding sequence ATGAAAACGACAAAAGCCTTGAACGTCCCAAATATTCTCAGTCTGTCACGGGTATTTCTTGTGCCTGTGATTATGGTGTTTTTAACCCTGCGTTCCCAATTCAGCTACGTTGGACGCTGGAATCTCGGTGATTTGCTTGCAGGCGCATTCTTTATAATTGCCTCAATCACCGATGCCTTTGACGGTTACATTGCGCGCAAGAAAAAACTTGTAACAACGCTCGGAAAATTCATCGACCCGCTTGCGGACAAAATAATGGTTGTCGCCGTCCTGATTTCGCTTGTAGAACTCGGACGCGTGCCGACCTGGATGGTCGTCGTCATCATTGCCCGCGAATTTATCGTATCGGGGCTGCGAATGGTTGCGGCGTCCGAAGGCGTGGTAATTGCCGCCTCGAAATGGGGTAAGGTGAAAACCGTATCGCAGATGATCGGAATAATATTTTTAATCTTCAACATCCCGGGCGGAATACCGATTATGTGGCTCGCGACCGCTCTTACGATATGGTCGGGCTGGGATTACCTTGTAAAAGGCGCAGATTTGCTCGAAAACTAA